Proteins co-encoded in one bacterium genomic window:
- a CDS encoding biotin/lipoyl-binding protein: MPVDVTVPDLGESITEVEVAALLKRKGDAVAMDEPLIELESDKATVEVPAPVGGRLVEVLVSEGDVLKVGDVVARIAEGEGAAPDAGG, encoded by the coding sequence ATGCCGGTCGACGTGACGGTGCCCGACCTCGGCGAATCGATCACCGAGGTGGAAGTGGCCGCCCTGCTCAAGCGCAAGGGCGACGCCGTGGCCATGGACGAGCCGCTGATCGAGCTCGAATCGGACAAGGCCACCGTCGAGGTGCCCGCCCCCGTGGGCGGCCGGCTGGTGGAGGTCCTGGTCAGCGAGGGCGACGTGCTCAAGGTGGGCGACGTGGTGGCCCGCATCGCCGAGGGCGAGGGCGCCGCGCCCGACGCCGGCGGCGA